A single Fluviispira vulneris DNA region contains:
- the rbfA gene encoding 30S ribosome-binding factor RbfA — MATKRMLQIGEQIREHIAMMFVKGEIADPRVRGITLNSVKLTPDLQIARVYYSILGDKNQRKSAEAGLKQASGYIRREIGKVLQIRYTPHIVFLYDDSVEHAVKMGALINKISDERREDESNRNAENLADLSSEKDNSSK; from the coding sequence ATGGCTACGAAAAGAATGCTACAAATTGGTGAACAGATTCGCGAACACATTGCTATGATGTTCGTGAAGGGTGAAATTGCTGATCCCCGAGTGCGTGGCATCACTTTAAATTCCGTTAAACTCACACCCGATCTGCAGATAGCGCGTGTTTATTATTCCATTCTTGGTGATAAAAATCAGCGTAAGTCTGCAGAAGCGGGATTGAAACAAGCATCTGGTTATATACGACGCGAGATTGGTAAAGTGCTCCAAATTCGCTACACCCCCCATATCGTCTTTCTCTATGATGACAGTGTGGAGCATGCTGTTAAAATGGGCGCACTTATTAACAAAATCAGTGATGAAAGACGTGAAGACGAGTCAAATCGGAACGCAGAAAACCTCGCTGATCTAAGTTCAGAAAAAGACAATTCTTCCAAATAA
- the truB gene encoding tRNA pseudouridine(55) synthase TruB — protein MSSKQLAEEALSISSSLSGLILVDKAAGLTSHAVVSSVRKILKMDKVGHLGTLDPFATGLLPILVGGSTRLSDEIMDGKKQYLFTISLGKETDTLDYSGQVVAEAAVPQDFDRKILGVLREFTGNIEQVPPVYSALKMNGRPLYEYMRATGKLPDSIETKKRSVCIENLELVKCDLESQSVTLRVLCGKGTYVRSLARDIAKAIGTVGHCTQLRREYVEPWSVENAIYFSFAEKPSEQALLDRLILPEQMLTTVAKVELSEEFLKLLSSGNVIVLGENQIVEKTSEKSIKSLVHGSKVFVSILNHDFMFLADVEHIAAESIYKIKPKKKIR, from the coding sequence ATGAGCTCTAAACAATTAGCGGAAGAGGCCTTATCGATAAGTAGCAGTCTGAGCGGACTTATACTTGTCGATAAAGCAGCTGGCTTAACTAGCCATGCAGTTGTTTCTTCTGTGCGAAAAATATTAAAGATGGATAAAGTAGGGCATTTGGGGACACTTGATCCCTTTGCCACAGGTTTGCTTCCTATTTTAGTGGGAGGGTCTACACGCCTATCCGACGAAATAATGGATGGAAAAAAACAATATCTTTTTACAATTTCATTGGGCAAAGAAACTGACACGCTGGACTATTCTGGCCAAGTTGTTGCTGAAGCTGCAGTGCCTCAAGATTTTGATAGAAAAATCCTTGGCGTTCTAAGAGAATTCACTGGAAATATTGAACAGGTTCCCCCTGTTTACAGTGCGCTGAAAATGAACGGCAGACCTCTTTATGAATATATGCGGGCGACAGGAAAACTTCCTGACTCTATCGAAACGAAAAAACGTTCGGTTTGTATCGAAAACTTAGAACTCGTGAAATGTGACTTAGAAAGTCAATCCGTAACTTTGCGTGTTTTGTGTGGCAAAGGCACTTATGTTCGAAGCCTTGCCCGCGATATTGCGAAAGCGATTGGCACCGTAGGTCATTGTACGCAGCTGCGCAGAGAGTATGTTGAACCTTGGTCAGTCGAAAATGCCATTTATTTTTCTTTTGCAGAAAAACCGAGTGAGCAGGCATTATTAGACAGATTGATTTTACCTGAACAAATGCTTACGACAGTTGCAAAAGTTGAATTAAGCGAAGAATTCCTAAAATTGCTTTCTTCTGGCAACGTGATTGTTTTGGGTGAAAATCAAATTGTTGAAAAGACCTCTGAAAAATCCATAAAGTCTTTAGTCCACGGCTCGAAAGTTTTTGTTAGTATTCTTAATCACGATTTCATGTTTCTTGCAGATGTAGAACATATTGCTGCAGAAAGTATTTATAAAATAAAACCTAAAAAGAAAATTCGTTAA